A region from the Onthophagus taurus isolate NC chromosome 8, IU_Otau_3.0, whole genome shotgun sequence genome encodes:
- the LOC111425545 gene encoding probable cytochrome P450 6g2, giving the protein MSLLILSLLLGVIYYFYQKQTLKKWINLNIPGPEPIFPFGNMSKFVTLRSSLTMVFTEIYKKFENCRYVGIFLMNRPGVLIRDPELVEEILVKNFSSFHDNDIHVNKEDDVIFGNNPFVVKGSDWKDIRTQHLLSLTGSKVKNMFPEINEVGDKMVKYLKSELNKTEMYCMDALELMARYTTDVVTSVALGIDAKSFTSEEPKLRNAGKTIFEPNKKNGLKVIALFVMPWLSKVISLRLISKSLENLYKKMIEDVERYREEMNLKRNDFFEHIKEFRGKKMSIENIMTQVGGVYIDGFGTNSSALNFMVYELAKNEDVQQNLRQEIKKYLNDCNGVITFEGVQSLEYLNAVIHESLRKYPPFPQLTKVCTQEYTFPKSTTKSSEFKSEIGLPIVIPVYALQNDEKYFPEPDVFKPERFLPENKEKIIKYTYMPFGDGPRICIGQKFALLQSKIALLKLVSNFNMKLNYDKTKMPVELDPFGVILAAKGRLWINFIKIN; this is encoded by the exons ATGTCGCTGTTAATTCTTTCATTACTACTTGGagtaatttattacttttatcaAAAGCAAACTTTGAAAAAatggataaatttaaatattcccGGACCGGAGCCGATTTTCCCGTTCGGAAACATGAGCAAATTCGTCACTTTACGATCATCTCTGACCATGGTTTTCACGgaaatttacaaaaagttcgaaaattGTCGTTATGTTGGGATTTTTTTGATGAATAGACCTGGCGTTTTGATTAGAGATCCAGAATTAGTCGAAGAAATTTTAGtgaagaatttttctagttttcaCGATAACGATATTCATGTAAACAAAGAGGACGAtgtaatttttggaaataatccTTTTGTTGTTAAAGGAAGTGATTGGAAAGACATTAGAACTCAACATTTACTTAGTTTAACCGGATctaag GTTAAGAATATGTTTCCTGAAATAAATGAGGTAGGTGATAAAATggtaaaatatcttaaaagtgaactaaataaaacagaaatgtATTGTATGGATGCTTTGGAGTTAATGGCACGATATACGACTGACGTTGTAACATCCGTTGCTTTAGGAATTGATGCGAAATCGTTCACAAGTGAAGAACCAAAGTTGAGGAATGCgggaaaaacaatttttgaaccaaacaaaaaaaatggattgaaaGTGATAGCTTTATTCGTCATGCCTTGGCTATCGAAGGTAATTTCATTAAGATTAATTTCGAAATCCTTAGAAAATTTGTACAAGAAAATGATTGAAGATGTTGAAAGATACAGAGaggaaatgaatttaaaaagaaacgattttttcgAACATATAAAAGAATTTCGGGGCAAAAAAATGTCGATTGAGAATATAATGACTCAAGTCGGCGGTGTTTATATCGATGGCTTTGGAACAAATTCGAGCGCCTTGAATTTTATGGTTTACGAATTAGCCAAGAATGAGGATGTGCAACAAAATTTAAGacaagaaattaagaaataccTAAACGATTGCAACGGGGTTATAACATTTGAAGGTGTCCAAAGTCTGGAATATTTAAACGCCGTGATTCATG agtCATTACGAAAATATCCACCATTTCCACAGTTAACAAAAGTATGCACTCAAGAGTACACATTCCCaaaatcaacaacaaaatcGTCCGAGTTTAAATCAGAAATTGGTTTACCCATTGTTATCCCAGTTTATGCGTTGCAAAACGacgaaaaatattttccagaGCCGGATGTCTTTAAACCAGAACGATTTTTACCGgagaacaaagaaaaaattattaaatacacTTATATGCCGTTTGGAGATGGCCCCAGAATTTGTATAGGACAAAAATTTGCTTTGTTACAATCAAAAATCGCTTTATTAAAACTCGTATCTAACTTtaatatgaaattaaattatgacAAAACTAAAATGCCGGTGGAACTTGATCCATTCGGGGTAATACTTGCCGCGAAAGGGCGATTAtggattaattttataaaaataaattaa